Proteins from a single region of Scatophagus argus isolate fScaArg1 chromosome 23, fScaArg1.pri, whole genome shotgun sequence:
- the si:dkey-46i9.6 gene encoding E3 ubiquitin-protein ligase TRIM39, producing MTLPLRRVGMATTGNLSEEQVHCSICLDVFTNPVSIPCGHNFCQSCILGYWKTSPLYQCPMCKKSFYKRPDISINTVLREIAEQFKEIRVRSAEGKVSEEEKDGTEKKWTMERRKKEDEERLLEKDQKQQLLEELMQKQEEDRRKKEKPGEKKPLQEELPPLIPPVPAPKTSNPSPPQETAQGPTPPPLPQTSPPPSPQIPASPASSSHSSSLPPTSWEVVFCDVCLGDGRPKAVKSCLVCLTSYCEEHLKSHSARFTKHKLMEPVANMEDRMCPKHERLLELFCKKDQTCVCVLCTETDHRSHYTVPVEREWMEKKAHLKRTEIDVQQMIQDRVKKVEEIKESVELNKASAQREVEESVHVFSELVRSIQRTQAELVLSIEEKQRQTERWAEGFITELEQEIAELKRRKTDLENVARTDHIHFLKNFPALSAPPSVKDWSETSVPTDTCVGMIRRSVSRLEATLNEMIDKLAESEIKKILKYTVDVTLDPDTANPWLQLSQDRRQVRHLGAWQDLPDHPDRFDTVVIVLGREGFTSGRHYWEVQVGDKDDWYLGVARSSVNRKGRISVSTTQGYWALAMKKGQGYRASTSPPTLLSPDPKPKRVGVYVDYEEGQVSFYEVRARTHIYTFKDTFTERILPFFYLYCCDKTSDTIVICPVNEKSPIKQS from the exons ATGACCCTGCCTCTCCGCCGTGTAGGAATGGCCACCACTGGGAACCTTTCTGAAGAGCAGGTGCACTGCTCCATCTGCCTCGACGTCTTCACCAACCCTGTATCCATTCCCTGTGGACACAACTTCTGCCAGAGCTGCATCCTGGGATACTGGAAAACCAGCCCTTTGTACCAGTGTCCTATGTGCAAGAAGTCTTTCTACAAAAGGCCTGATATTAGCATTAACACTGTCCTTCGGGAAATTGCGGAGCAGTTCAAAGAGATCAGGGTTAGAAGTGCTGAAGGGAAAGTGAGCGAGGAGGAGAAAGACGGGACAGAGAAGAAGTGGACAATGGAAAGACGGAaaaaggaggatgaagagaggCTTTTGGAAAAAGAtcagaagcagcagctcctggAGGAGCTGATGCAGAAgcaagaggaggacaggagaaagaaagagaaacccGGAGAGAAAAAGCCACTACAAGAGGAGCTACCACCACTGATCCCCCCAGTGCCAGCACCCAAAACCTCTAATCCGTCGCCCCCCCAAGAAACAGCTCAGGGGCCAACACCTCCTCCACTACCCCAAACAtcacccccaccctcacctCAAATCCCTGCTTCTCCAGCGtcttcctcccactcctcctcacTCCCACCTACATCCTGGGAAGTGGTCTTCTGTGATGTTTGCCTGGGGGACGGCAGACCAAAAGCGGTCAAATCCTGCCTTGTGTGTCTGACGTCCTACTGCGAGGAGCACCTGAAATCTCATTCCGCCAGGTTCACCAAGCACAAGCTGATGGAGCCTGTCGCCAACATGGAGGACAGGATGTGTCCAAAACACGAAAGGCTCCTGGAGCTGTTCTGCAAGAAGGATCAgacttgtgtgtgcgtgctctgTACCGAGACGGACCACAGGTCGCACTACACCGTCCCCGTGGAGAGAGAGTGGATGGAGAAAAAG GCTCATCTGAAGAGGACAGAGATAGACGTCCAGCAGATGATCCAGGACAGAGTGAAAAAGGTGGAGGAGATCAAAGAATCTGTGGAACTAAACAAA GCCAGTGCTCAGAGAGAGGTCGAGGAAAGCGTGCATGTCTTCTCAGAGCTGGTGCGCTCCATCCAGAGGACTCAGGCCGAGCTGGTTTTGTCCATagaggagaagcagaggcagacagagaggtgggCTGAAGGCTTCATCACTGAACTGGAGCAGGAAATCGCTGAGctgaaaaggaggaaaacagacTTGGAGAATGTGGCTCGGACCGACCACATTCACTTCTTGAAG aACTTCCCAGCCCTTAGTGCTCCTCCTTCTGTTAAAGACTGGTCTGAGACCAGCGTTCCCACTGACACCTGTGTAGGCATGATCAGGAGATCAGTGTCCAGACTGGAGGCAACGTTGAATGAAATGATTGACAAACTGGCAGAAAGTG aAATCAAAAAGATCCTGAAATATACAG TGGACGTCACGCTGGACCCTGACACGGCCAACCCTTGGCTGCAGCTTTCTCAGGACAGACGTCAGGTGAGACACCTGGGTGCATGGCAGGACCTCCCAGACCACCCGGATCGCTTTGACACGGTGGTCATCGTCCTGGGCCGTGAAGGCTTCACCTCAGGGAGACATTACTGGGAAGTTCAGGTGGGGGACAAGGACGACTGGTACCTGGGTGTGGCCAGGTCTTCAGTCAACAGAAAGGGCAGGATCTCTGTCAGCACCACCCAAGGCTACTGGGCTCTGGCCATGAAGAAGGGCCAGGGGTACCGGGCGTCAACATCCCCTCCAACACTGCTCTCCCCTGACCCCAAACCCAAACGAGTGGGTGTGTACGTGGACTACGAGGAGGGTCAAGTGTCCTTTTATGAAGTGAGGGCTCGGACCCACATTTATACTTTCAAAGATACATTCACGGAGAGGATCTTGCCCTTTTTCTACCTGTACTGCTGCGACAAAACCTCTGATACCATCGTCATTTGTCCAGTGAATGAGAAAAGCCCGATCAAGCAAAGCTAA
- the LOC124054202 gene encoding E3 ubiquitin-protein ligase TRIM17-like has protein sequence MNGLWCVWSARVRDHLAPWEYKTTVRASIMSSFSASLSEEHFHCSICLNVFSDPVTTPCGHNFCKTCLSEHWDKSDLCHCPMCNKRFHVRPEISTNVVMEEISVQIKKRKVATPDSADAPWQVTCDVCSEVKLKALKSCLVCLTSYCAAHLEPHQRVPSLMRHKLTDPLENLEERVCEKHERLLELFCRGEQVCICLLCSETEHKHHQTVPVEEEGAQQKINIESKKEKINVMIEDRMEKIKDFTDSSEMSRKKANKEIDDSHRLFSTLMNHVQETQSKLKWNIEAKLRKAQAKDKAMIDALQEEVIQLRRKHTELEELSQSDDHLRLLRTLQDLSTVSVTKNWSQIRVYSDLCMQTVRRAVTHLVHTFQAELKTLTETELTRMRQYKESVTFDPATAGCYLVVYEFGKRLKYSKNASPSSSEDFERFDHPVVLGTKGFTSGRHYWEVQVGLRTDWDVGVAKETVPRMGKIALKRQNGFYAIGKRGSDYEVHCTPYTVLHLCPRPINVGVYLDYNEGRVSFYDVDRKLHIYSFTGESFTEKLFPYFYLYSWAKKSKPLVINII, from the exons ATGAACGGTTTGTGGTGCGTTTGGTCTGCCCGTGTCAGAGACCATTTAGCCCCCTGGGAGTACAAAACTACAGTCAG AGCTTCCATCATGTCATCATTCAGTGCTTCATTGTCGGAGGAGCATTTCCATTGCTCAATCTGTCTGAACGTCTTCAGCGACCCGGTCACTACGCCCTGTGGTCACAACTTTTGCAAAACCTGTCTGAGTGAGCACTGGGACAAGAGCGATTTATGCCACTGCCCGATGTGCAATAAGAGATTCCACGTGAGGCCTGAGATCTCCACAAATGTGGTCATGGAGGAGATTTCAGTCCAGATAAAGAAGAGGAAAGTTGCGACGCCTGACAGCGCTGATGCACCGTGGCAGGTGACGTGCGACGTGTGCTCAGAAGTGAAGCTCAAGGCCCTGAAGTCCTGTCTGGTGTGTCTGACGTCATACTGTGCAGCCCACCTGGAGCCTCACCAAAGAGTGCCCTCCCTGATGAGACACAAGCTGACTGACCCTCTGGAGAACCTGGAGGAGAGGGTCTGTGAGAAACATGAGAGGCTCCTGGAGCTGTTCTGCAGGGGTGAACAGGTGTGCATCTGTCTGCTGTGCAGTGAGACAGAGCACAAACACCACCAGACTGTGCCTGTTGAAGAAGAAGGGGCTCAACAGAAA ATAAACATTGAgtccaagaaagaaaagatcaaCGTGATGATTGAGGACAGAATGGAAAAGATAAAGGATTTCACAGACTCTTCTGAAATGAGCAGA aaaaaagcCAACAAAGAGATCGACGACAGTCACAGGCTCTTCAGTACTCTGATGAATCATGTGCAAGAGACACAATCTAAACTGAAATGGAATATCGAGGCGAAGCTCAGGAAAGCACAAGCCAAAGACAAAGCGATGATTGACGCGCTGCAGGAGGAGGTCATCCAGCTGCGGAGGAAGCACACTGAGTTGGAGGAGCTCTCGCAAAGTGACGACCACCTTCGCCTCCTGCGG ACTCTGCAGGACTTGAGCACAGTATCGGTCACCAAGAACTGGTCTCAGATCAGGGTTTACTCAGACCTGTGCATGCAGACAGTGAGGAGAGCCGTGACTCATCTCGTGCACACTTTTCAAGCAGAACTGAAAACTTTGACAGAAACGG AGCTGACCAGGATGAGACAATATAAAG AGTCCGTCACCTTTGACCCAGCCACGGCGGGTTGTTATCTTGTGGTGTATGAATTCGGCAAACGTTTGAAGTACTCCAAAAACGCAAGCCCTTCATCGTCTGAAGACTTCGAGAGGTTCGACCATCCCGTGGTCTTAGGGACGAAGGGCTTCACCTCTGGCCGTCACTACTGGGAGGTCCAAGTCGGCCTGAGAACCGACTGGGATGTTGGTGTTGCCAAGGAAACGGTACCTAGAATGGGGAAGATCgctctgaaaagacaaaatggttTCTATGCCATTGGAAAGAGGGGCAGTGATTATGAAGTTCATTGTACGCCCTACACAGTCCTTCACCTGTGTCCCAGACCAATAAATGTGGGAGTGTATCTGGACTATAACGAGGGTAGAGTCTCTTTCTATGATGTGGACAGGAAGCTGCACATTTACTCTTTCACAGGAGAGTCTTTCACAGAGAAACTGTTCCCATACTTTTATCTTTACAGCTGGGCCAAGAAATCGAAGCCTTTGGTTATCAACATTATTTAA
- the LOC124054199 gene encoding E3 ubiquitin-protein ligase TRIM47-like, translating into MQRQSFDLMSEPPQCCICLDEVTSPASLPCGHCFCLGCIGEYWRINGACRCPLCKACFPTRPQLKTDNRLHAGALTEEVTVPLKAGEVPCDFCLAKCRAVKSCLECMASYCAAHLEPHYRSEDLGRHLLISVVKNLEDSVCRLHGKQLNRFCRSDQTCICAMCAQTEHRGHHIISISMEAKKKKVKIKRKSMKLEQAIQERLNKVEKLKHPVDLSGETPKEAWTQSKELTRNLQEEICELQRRNAELEQLWLTEDNLHFLQRFGHTASS; encoded by the exons atgcaaagacagaGTTTTGACCTGATGTCAGAGCCTCCACAGTGCTGCATCTGTCTGGATGAGGTCACCAGTCCTGCGTCCCTCCCCTGTGGACACTGCTTCTGCTTGGGCTGCATAGGAGAATACTGGAGGATCAATGGGGCCTGTCGATGTCCCCTCTGCAAGGCCTGTTTCCCCACCAGGCCACAGCTGAAAACCGACAACAGGCTACACGCTGGCGCCCTGACGGAGGAAGTGACTGTGCCTTTAAAAGCTGGAGAGGTTCCCTGTGATTTCTGCCTGGCAAAGTGCAGAGCAGTCAAGTCCTGTCTGGAGTGCATGGCTTCGTATTGTGCCGCTCATCTGGAGCCACATTACCGCAGTGAAGATCTTGGGCGCCACCTTCTGATCAGTGTGGTGAAGAACCTGGAGGACTCTGTGTGTAGACTGCACGGGAAGCAGCTGAACAGGTTCTGTCGGAGCGATCAGACGTGCATTTGCGCCATGTGTGCTCAGACAGAACACAGGGGCCATCACATTATTTCTATCAGCATGGAAGCTAAAAAGAAGAAG GTGAAGATAAAACGGAAAAGCATGAAACTCGAGCAAGCCATTCAAGAGAGGCTGAATAAAGTTGAGAAACTCAAGCACCCTGTGGATCTCAGTGGAGAAACCCCAAAAGAGGCATGGACACAAAGTAAAGAGCTGACCAGAAACCTGCAGGAGGAAAtctgtgagctgcagaggagaaacGCCGAGCTGGAGCAGCTCTGGCTGACTGAAGACAACCTCCACTTCCTGCAG AGGTTTGGACACACTGCTTCTTCTTAA
- the LOC124054196 gene encoding E3 ubiquitin-protein ligase TRIM39-like, translating into MASPPASPTETCSLNKHLICSICMDFFVNPVTTACGHTFCENCLTRTFNYNDMACPLCKQHQSKTPKVNIVLRNIIEQIKRLPNEDDDKYTGAPGEVPCDICTEQKLKAKKSCLVCLASYCSVHLRNHSSTERLKGHKLVEPVKNLDERACLQHGRPLELYSRRKERCICVSCMGEGQEEVVSTEDEWNKKKAKLENTKTELQEKIEKRKIQTDEIKASLKSCTNQVESEWGDIEAVFTALIDIVERAKTRVLQPLKDRRQAVEKQAKDLTDELEAEIKMLEKNIADLTDISELEDHILFLQSYPSLQDMDNIKDWTEVEFDTKLSFGSMRTTVTTMLEEIKQELEKLTSTELQRIPKFTVDVRLDPTTANRRLVVSDDGKEVKDGGEYKEADDSPGRFDLFGSILGLNSLTSGKSYWEVWVSKKTGWDLGVARGDANRKGKLLLNPDNGYWVAVHYEDEKYAALTAPPIRLSLKEKPKKVGVFVDYEEGLVSFYDVTAQSHIYSFTECSFDDEIFPYFSPHAKQDEKNAAPLIIAAAKHCEQEMDVS; encoded by the exons ATGGCCTCCCCTCCAGCATCGCCCACTGAGACCTGCTCACTGAATAAGCATCTAATATGCTCCATCTGCATGGATTTCTTTGTTAATCCTGTCACCACGGCTTGTGGCCACACCTTTTGTGAGAACTGCTTGACCCGCACCTTCAACTACAACGACATGGCATGCCCCCTGTGCAAGCAGCATCAGAGCAAAACCCCAAAAGTGAACATCGTCCTGAGAAACATCATCGAACAGATAAAAAGGCTCCCAAATGAAGACGACGACAAGTACACCGGAGCACCCGGCGAGGTGCCCTGTGACATCTGCACAGAGCAAAAGCTGAAGGCAAAGAAGTCCTGCCTCGTGTGCCTCGCCTCGTATTGCTCCGTCCACCTGAGGAATCATTCTTCAACTGAAAGGCTGAAGGGACACAAGCTGGTGGAACCCGTGAAAAACTTGGATGAGAGGGCTTGTCTGCAGCACGGACGCCCTTTGGAGCTgtacagcaggaggaaggagagatgcATTTGTGTGAGCTGTATGGGTGAAGGTCAGGAGGAGGTGGTTTCTACTGAAGATGAGTGGAACAAGAAGAAG GCCAAGCTTGAAAACACCAAGACAGAGTTACAAGAGAAGattgagaagagaaaaatacagacGGATGAGATTAAAGCATCTCTAAAGAGCTGCACG AACCAGGTGGAGAGCGAGTGGGGCGACATTGAGGCCGTGTTCACAGCTTTGATTGACATCGTGGAGAGAGCCAAGACGAGAGTTCTTCAGCCACTGAAGGACAGGAGGCAGGCTGTGGAGAAACAGGCAAAAGACCTCACAGACGAGTTGGAAGCAGAGATCAAGATGCTCGAGAAGAACATCGCTGATCTGACTGACATATCTGAGCTTGAGGACCACATCCTTTTCCTGCAG AGTTACCCATCTCTTCAAGATATGGACAACATCAAAGACTGGACGGAGGTGGAGTTTGACACGAAGTTGTCTTTTGGCTCCATGAGAACAACTGTAACAACTATGTTGGAAGAAATTAAACAGGAACTGGAGAAGCTGACCTCCACCG aACTTCAGAGAATTCCAAAGTTTACAG TGGATGTGAGGCTGGATCCAACTACTGCAAACCGACGTCTTGTTGTTTCTGATGACGGGAAGGAAGTGAAAGATGGCGGAGAGTACAAGGAAGCTGATGATTCTCCAGGGAGGTTTGACCTGTTTGGCAGCATCTTGGGGCTCAACAGCTTGACCTCAGGGAAGTCCTACTGGGAGGTGTGGGTCAGCAAAAAAACCGGGTGGGACCTGGGTGTAGCAAGAGGTGACGCAAACCGCAAAGGAAAACTTCTGCTGAACCCAGATAACGGTTACTGGGTCGCTGTACATTATGAGGATGAAAAGTACGCGGCCCTGACAGCACCACCCATTCGTCTTTCCCTGAAAGAGAAACCAAAGAAGGTGGGGGTGTTCGTGGATTATGAGGAAGGTCTTGTGTCTTTCTACGATGTGACAGCGCAGTCTCACATCTACTCGTTTACCGAGTGTTCGTTCGATGATGAGATCTTCCCGTATTTCAGTCCACATGCGAAACAAGACGAGAAAAATGCTGCCCCTTTGATTATTGCTGCTGCGAAACACTGTGAGCAGGAAATGGACGTGTCATGA